A stretch of the Streptococcus suis genome encodes the following:
- a CDS encoding ABC transporter ATP-binding protein — protein MTYIQVKNEGKFYPMGEALIMANKDVTFDIEKGELVIILGSSGAGKSTLLNILGGMDQADEGEVFIDGVDIAKLSSHELTNYRRDDVGFVFQFYNLVANLTAKENVELAAEIVKDALDAEEVLERVGLGDRKNNFPAQLSGGEQQRVAIARAVAKNPKLLLCDEPTGALDYQTGKQVLQILQDMSRKEGATVIIVTHNAALAPIADRVIRMRDARIHSIEINPRPQDISSLEY, from the coding sequence ATGACCTATATCCAAGTGAAAAATGAAGGCAAATTTTACCCTATGGGTGAAGCGCTGATTATGGCAAATAAAGATGTGACCTTTGATATAGAAAAGGGAGAATTAGTAATTATTTTAGGTTCGTCAGGAGCTGGTAAATCTACCTTGCTCAATATCTTAGGTGGAATGGATCAAGCAGACGAGGGGGAGGTCTTCATTGATGGTGTAGACATTGCCAAATTATCAAGCCATGAATTGACCAATTATCGGAGAGATGATGTGGGCTTTGTTTTCCAATTTTATAACCTAGTAGCTAATTTAACTGCCAAGGAAAATGTAGAATTGGCTGCGGAGATTGTGAAAGATGCTCTTGATGCTGAAGAAGTCTTGGAAAGAGTTGGCTTAGGAGATCGGAAGAACAATTTCCCTGCTCAATTGTCAGGAGGGGAGCAGCAACGTGTGGCCATTGCGCGTGCCGTGGCAAAGAATCCCAAATTACTGCTCTGTGATGAGCCAACAGGAGCATTGGATTATCAGACAGGAAAACAGGTCTTGCAAATCCTACAAGATATGTCTCGAAAAGAAGGCGCGACAGTTATCATTGTGACGCACAATGCGGCACTCGCTCCAATTGCAGATCGAGTGATTCGTATGCGGGATGCACGAATTCATTCAATTGAAATAAACCCGAGACCACAGGACATTAGCAGTCTAGAGTATTAG
- a CDS encoding tyrosine protein phosphatase yields MIDIHSHVIFDVDDGPKTLEESLALIDEARRQGVRMIVATSHRRKGMFETPEKIIMANYLELKKVVAERFPELTLCYGGELYYTKDIIGKLDAKKLPTLNGTKQVLVEFSMNTAWKEIQEAVNEIILLGLTPVIAHIERYDALAFKGERVAELIDKGCFTQVNSNHVLKPNLFGDVAKPFKKRVQYFLDNDLVTCVASDMHNLSKRKPYMQEAFIHIEKEYGRDRARALFKKNPLMLLKN; encoded by the coding sequence ATGATAGACATTCATTCCCATGTCATATTTGATGTGGATGATGGGCCGAAAACACTTGAGGAGAGCCTTGCATTAATTGATGAGGCACGTCGTCAGGGTGTTCGCATGATTGTTGCGACCTCTCATCGACGAAAAGGGATGTTTGAAACGCCCGAGAAAATCATCATGGCCAATTATCTAGAGCTAAAAAAAGTAGTAGCCGAACGTTTTCCAGAATTGACTCTTTGTTATGGTGGTGAACTCTACTACACAAAGGATATTATTGGCAAATTGGATGCCAAGAAACTACCAACCCTGAATGGTACGAAACAGGTATTGGTAGAATTTAGTATGAATACCGCTTGGAAAGAGATCCAAGAGGCAGTCAATGAAATCATATTGTTAGGATTAACTCCTGTAATTGCCCATATCGAGCGTTACGACGCCTTGGCATTCAAGGGAGAAAGGGTGGCCGAACTCATCGATAAAGGGTGCTTTACTCAGGTGAATAGCAATCATGTCTTAAAACCAAACTTGTTTGGAGATGTTGCCAAACCCTTTAAAAAACGCGTGCAATACTTTTTAGATAATGATCTGGTAACCTGTGTGGCAAGCGATATGCACAATCTCTCCAAACGAAAGCCTTATATGCAGGAGGCCTTCATACACATTGAAAAAGAATATGGAAGAGATCGTGCACGGGCATTGTTTAAGAAAAATCCTTTGATGCTACTCAAAAATTAG
- a CDS encoding sugar transferase, whose product MVNINEYRQFRLALLEMIGVVVAVSITTHLPTSKMNQIGTLLIIALHFVAFYFSRMSSEFESRGYLIEFERVARYVLIFDILLISFSFLLGDSFIITRRGLALFTILTFIIVYIINCTVRRYKYLFLMTAEQQKNTLVITTTERLRLMEGFFESDQLPTKYLAGIVVIGDGDVAFPEGVPVVPFDDAIEFATHEVVDHVFINLPSEHYDFKHLVSDFEVMGIDVSVDINSFDFRALKNKKIKQVGDHSIVTFNSNYYKPSHIFLKRMLDIFGALIGLLICGLVGIVLAPIIRKDGGPAIFVQKRVGKNGRIFNFYKFRSMYIDAEERKKELMSQNQMQGGMFKMDNDPRITPIGQFIRKTSLDELPQFYNVLVGDMSLVGTRPPTVDEFEKYTPSQKRRLSFKPGITGSWQVPLFSDNGVLQSAKGVV is encoded by the coding sequence ATGGTAAATATTAATGAATACCGACAGTTTAGACTGGCGCTTTTAGAAATGATAGGGGTAGTAGTGGCTGTCTCCATTACCACCCACTTGCCCACCTCAAAGATGAATCAGATAGGGACACTATTGATTATTGCCCTGCATTTTGTAGCTTTTTATTTCTCTCGAATGTCATCAGAATTTGAGAGTAGGGGCTACTTAATAGAGTTTGAACGGGTCGCTAGGTACGTTTTGATTTTCGACATACTCCTCATTTCTTTTTCTTTTTTGTTGGGAGATAGTTTTATCATTACGAGACGTGGGTTGGCTTTATTTACCATTCTTACCTTTATCATCGTTTACATTATCAACTGCACTGTGCGTAGATACAAATATCTCTTCCTTATGACTGCTGAACAACAGAAGAATACATTGGTCATTACCACTACTGAAAGATTGCGATTAATGGAGGGTTTCTTTGAGTCAGATCAACTTCCTACAAAATATTTGGCGGGTATTGTAGTCATTGGAGACGGTGATGTGGCGTTTCCAGAGGGAGTTCCAGTAGTTCCTTTTGATGATGCAATAGAGTTTGCGACTCATGAAGTTGTCGACCATGTGTTTATCAACTTACCGAGTGAACATTATGATTTCAAACATCTTGTTTCCGATTTTGAAGTCATGGGTATTGATGTGAGTGTAGATATTAACTCATTTGATTTCAGGGCTTTAAAAAATAAAAAAATCAAACAAGTTGGAGACCATAGCATCGTGACTTTTAACTCCAATTACTACAAACCTAGCCATATCTTTCTTAAGCGCATGTTGGATATCTTTGGGGCTTTGATTGGTCTTCTAATTTGTGGTCTGGTCGGGATTGTCTTAGCCCCCATCATTCGGAAAGATGGAGGACCGGCCATTTTTGTTCAGAAACGAGTAGGGAAAAACGGTCGTATCTTTAATTTTTATAAATTCCGTTCTATGTATATAGATGCAGAAGAACGGAAAAAAGAACTGATGTCTCAAAACCAGATGCAGGGTGGTATGTTTAAAATGGATAATGACCCACGGATTACTCCAATTGGTCAATTTATCCGAAAAACAAGTCTAGATGAATTGCCACAGTTTTATAATGTACTAGTTGGTGATATGAGCTTGGTAGGTACTCGTCCACCTACAGTGGATGAATTTGAAAAATATACCCCAAGTCAAAAACGACGCCTCAGCTTCAAACCAGGAATTACAGGTTCATGGCAAGTTCCTCTATTTTCAGATAATGGAGTACTTCAATCAGCAAAGGGGGTGGTATGA
- a CDS encoding capsular biosynthesis protein CpsC — protein sequence MNNQEENTIEIDVLSLLRTIWRKKFLILLTAILTTGLAFAYSAFLATPQYDSTTRLYVVNQSGDNGAGITNQDLQAGSFLVQDYKEIILSQDVLKNVTTTLGITDDIKEKITVNIPVDTRILSITVRDSDPNQAATIANTLRDEAAKKIIEVTKVSDVTTLEAALPAENPSTPQTKRNLVLGFIVGAFLATALVLVLEVLDDRVKRPQDIEEGLGMTLLGVVPQAEKLK from the coding sequence ATGAATAACCAAGAAGAAAATACAATTGAAATTGATGTCTTATCACTATTGAGAACGATTTGGAGAAAGAAATTCCTGATTCTCTTAACAGCTATATTGACAACTGGCTTAGCATTTGCCTACAGTGCGTTTTTAGCGACTCCTCAGTATGATTCAACCACACGTCTCTATGTAGTCAATCAAAGTGGTGATAACGGAGCTGGTATCACTAACCAAGACTTACAAGCAGGTAGTTTCTTGGTACAAGACTATAAGGAAATCATCCTATCTCAAGATGTTTTGAAAAATGTGACCACTACTTTAGGAATTACTGACGATATTAAAGAAAAAATTACTGTTAACATCCCAGTCGATACCCGTATCTTATCCATCACCGTCCGTGATAGTGATCCTAATCAAGCGGCAACCATCGCTAATACGCTTCGTGATGAGGCAGCTAAAAAGATTATTGAGGTGACCAAGGTAAGTGATGTGACTACTTTGGAAGCAGCACTGCCAGCAGAAAACCCATCGACACCGCAAACGAAACGTAACCTTGTCTTAGGCTTTATTGTAGGTGCCTTCCTTGCAACTGCCTTGGTGCTTGTCCTCGAAGTGCTGGATGATCGTGTGAAACGACCACAAGATATCGAAGAAGGCTTAGGGATGACCTTACTAGGTGTGGTTCCACAGGCAGAGAAATTGAAATAG
- a CDS encoding LytR family transcriptional regulator produces MDSRRTKRSKKNPVLTLLNWGLFVVYSVSAVFLAYSIYRYQIFNFRNLNHFLVGAMAVLGVVGVFLLLKKKAKKWTTVLLIIGIALSGFGIWGVQSLVQLGSTVNKNASYSSYDMEIIVPADSTISDVSQVTSLLAPVDNDGDNITKLLDSLQSEKNVTLTPTPTASYMDAYQAMMAGQGDAMVLNSVFLEMLRAEDPEVDSKIKVLYSVTNEIKNESSSTNQETGNAINIYISGIDTFGSISSVSRSDVNIIMTINRDTKKILLTTTPRDAYVTIPGAGQNQKDKLTHAGIYGVDTSVQTLEQLYGIDIHYYARLNFTSFLKLIDVVGGVDVENTQEFTSLYGNYYFPLGQVHLDSDQALGFVRERYSLANGDNDRGKNQEKVIAALINKLTQPENLLHYQDIMQSLSDSIQTDMQLETMMELVNQQLETVGNFTVISQAVSGTGSTGVLPSYAMPGYALYMMELNPDSLEQAKAAINATLAGQ; encoded by the coding sequence ATGGATTCAAGAAGAACTAAACGTAGTAAGAAGAACCCAGTTTTGACCCTGTTGAATTGGGGTCTTTTTGTAGTGTACAGCGTTTCCGCTGTTTTTTTAGCCTACAGTATTTATCGGTACCAGATTTTTAACTTTCGTAACCTCAATCACTTTTTAGTAGGGGCAATGGCTGTCCTAGGAGTGGTTGGGGTTTTCCTGCTTCTTAAGAAAAAGGCAAAAAAATGGACAACCGTCCTCCTCATTATTGGTATCGCCCTTTCTGGATTTGGTATCTGGGGAGTGCAAAGCTTGGTACAATTGGGCTCTACAGTCAATAAAAATGCTAGTTACTCTAGCTATGATATGGAAATCATTGTACCAGCAGACAGCACGATTAGCGATGTGAGCCAAGTAACGAGCTTGCTTGCTCCCGTTGACAATGACGGAGACAATATTACCAAGCTTTTAGATAGCTTACAGTCAGAAAAAAACGTTACATTGACACCAACTCCAACAGCCTCTTATATGGATGCTTATCAAGCCATGATGGCTGGCCAAGGAGATGCAATGGTCTTGAACAGTGTCTTCTTAGAAATGCTTCGTGCAGAAGATCCAGAGGTTGATTCGAAAATCAAGGTCTTGTACTCTGTGACCAATGAAATTAAAAACGAATCTTCAAGTACAAATCAAGAAACGGGTAATGCCATCAATATCTACATCAGCGGTATTGATACTTTTGGATCAATTTCATCCGTATCTCGATCTGACGTCAATATCATTATGACCATCAATCGGGATACCAAAAAGATATTGCTGACAACAACACCTCGGGATGCCTATGTTACCATTCCTGGAGCTGGTCAAAACCAAAAAGATAAGCTTACGCACGCTGGAATCTATGGTGTCGATACTTCCGTCCAAACCTTGGAACAACTTTATGGTATTGACATCCATTACTATGCCCGACTCAACTTTACTTCCTTCTTGAAGCTTATCGACGTTGTGGGTGGGGTTGATGTAGAAAATACACAAGAATTTACAAGTTTATATGGAAATTATTATTTCCCACTAGGACAGGTACATTTAGACTCTGATCAAGCTTTGGGCTTTGTTCGAGAACGGTACTCACTTGCCAATGGGGATAATGACCGGGGTAAGAACCAAGAAAAGGTGATTGCAGCTTTGATTAACAAGCTAACCCAGCCTGAAAACCTGCTTCATTATCAGGATATTATGCAGTCGCTTTCTGACTCTATCCAGACTGATATGCAGTTGGAAACCATGATGGAGTTGGTCAACCAACAGTTGGAAACTGTTGGAAACTTTACTGTAATTTCACAAGCTGTAAGTGGAACAGGAAGTACTGGAGTTCTTCCATCCTATGCCATGCCTGGATATGCCCTCTACATGATGGAGCTCAATCCAGATAGCCTGGAACAAGCAAAAGCAGCAATCAATGCGACCTTAGCAGGTCAATAA
- a CDS encoding ABC transporter permease: protein MKKTIYWKDIRQSMLSSKGRFLSIFSLMMLGSLALTGLKVTAPNMERTAQAYIEANRTMDLAVMSELGITQDDVKELQTIDNATVEPGYFKDVVLEEDHQAVRVFSKPEELSQYTLVEGNFPTAENQIALSPSLQASYQIGDTFSIKEPDKNTTVLKETAFTVVGFVASSEIWDNVTMGMASSGTGQLTGYGVVLPSVFQSDVYMIARISYDDLAKLSYASQAYTEKLEDHKKQLESLVADNDEQRIASIQADGQEGISKGEQEIAKAQQELADAENDIQEGNSQLATGREKFARGRAKIIQSESELRLAYATLLDTKSRLEASKQQLDESKKKLDQTKSFLDASAAELSQSAQQLETAQQELDKQNAQLSDLGATISSGRNAWFQEQNDLNTQVESQVQEGESLSDYPELLARQEALDAEKARLDQLETEFEQAHAGYQASFDFLQSKKAEYQAGQKQYEAWNVEYQSGLAHYNAGLTEYENGYAAYQRGVANYEWGVQQLQSSSLTLNQEELRLNQADEALSKASQEFSTQKAQAEKEITAAQSEIEDAKTELSKIEKSSYQVYTRSTLPGSDGYVTYQNATKSIAAVGNVFPVVLYLVAALVTFTTMARFVDEERTQSGLFKALGYTNKQIMAKFVLYGLGAGLAGAIVGIILGNTVLSPLISSIITETTVIGASTLYFYPLWTSLAIGLTLLSAVLPAYLVAQRELFEKPASLLLPKPPVSGSKILLERWRFVWSRLSFTHKVTARNIFRYKLRMLMTIFGVAGTVALLFGGLGIRSSISGVVDRQFGDLIHYDMLVVENSKASEEELDGLSDFLQSDQVRQSLPVAFEQITEKITSNDQEKTASISLYITDRPDMGHLIELETSKGRELTLTGRGVILTEKLAQLYDVALGDKLKLTLNDKEVEVRIDGIADMYAGHFIFMRDEYYQEVTGSRKLANAYLVELKKDNAQHVQEVSSQLLDMTAVKSLVQNTSLMAMLTTMAASLQSVMTILVVLSILLGLVILYNLTIINMSERIRELSTIRVLGFHNKEVTLYIYRETIALSTIGIVAGLIGGFYLHRLLLYMIGSDSIRFNPEVGVEVYLIPILAIVGILAFLGWYVNHQLRKVDMLEALKSID, encoded by the coding sequence ATGAAAAAGACCATCTATTGGAAGGACATTCGACAATCCATGTTGTCCTCCAAAGGGCGATTTTTATCTATTTTTAGCTTGATGATGTTGGGTTCGCTGGCACTGACAGGATTGAAGGTAACTGCTCCAAACATGGAGCGGACTGCACAGGCCTATATAGAAGCCAATCGAACCATGGATTTGGCTGTAATGTCCGAACTTGGCATCACCCAAGACGATGTGAAAGAGCTCCAAACGATTGACAATGCAACAGTTGAGCCAGGGTATTTCAAGGATGTCGTCCTGGAAGAAGACCATCAGGCTGTTCGAGTGTTTTCAAAACCAGAAGAGTTATCCCAGTACACCTTAGTGGAGGGAAATTTTCCAACCGCTGAAAATCAGATTGCCTTATCTCCCTCACTTCAAGCAAGCTATCAGATTGGAGATACTTTTAGTATCAAAGAACCTGATAAAAATACTACTGTGCTAAAAGAAACAGCGTTCACAGTTGTAGGTTTTGTAGCTTCATCTGAGATTTGGGACAATGTCACCATGGGAATGGCTAGTAGTGGTACAGGACAGCTGACAGGCTATGGGGTGGTATTGCCATCTGTCTTCCAATCAGATGTCTATATGATTGCACGGATTTCCTATGATGATTTGGCAAAGCTTTCCTATGCCAGTCAAGCCTATACGGAAAAGCTGGAGGACCATAAAAAGCAACTGGAATCGCTTGTCGCTGATAATGATGAACAGCGAATTGCAAGCATTCAAGCAGATGGACAAGAGGGGATTTCAAAGGGAGAGCAAGAAATTGCCAAAGCCCAACAGGAATTAGCAGATGCCGAGAACGATATCCAAGAAGGCAATTCCCAGCTGGCAACAGGTCGGGAAAAATTTGCGCGTGGAAGGGCTAAAATCATACAGTCTGAATCCGAGCTGAGATTAGCATATGCAACTTTACTTGACACAAAATCTCGCTTGGAGGCCAGCAAACAGCAATTGGATGAATCCAAGAAAAAATTAGATCAAACCAAATCCTTTTTGGATGCAAGCGCAGCAGAGCTCTCACAATCTGCTCAGCAATTGGAAACAGCCCAACAAGAATTAGACAAACAAAATGCCCAATTAAGTGATCTAGGTGCCACCATTTCCTCAGGTAGAAATGCATGGTTTCAAGAGCAAAACGACCTGAATACCCAAGTGGAAAGCCAAGTGCAGGAAGGTGAGAGTTTATCCGACTATCCTGAATTGCTGGCGCGCCAAGAAGCCCTAGATGCTGAAAAGGCACGTCTGGATCAATTGGAAACCGAATTTGAGCAAGCTCATGCAGGCTATCAAGCTAGCTTTGACTTCTTACAATCGAAAAAAGCCGAATATCAAGCAGGACAAAAGCAATATGAAGCGTGGAATGTGGAATACCAATCAGGCCTTGCACACTATAATGCTGGGTTGACGGAATACGAAAATGGCTACGCTGCCTATCAAAGAGGTGTTGCTAATTATGAATGGGGTGTCCAACAATTGCAATCCTCAAGCCTGACCCTCAACCAAGAGGAACTCAGACTCAATCAGGCGGACGAAGCACTAAGCAAGGCAAGTCAAGAATTCTCCACTCAAAAAGCACAAGCTGAAAAAGAAATTACAGCAGCTCAGAGCGAAATTGAAGACGCTAAGACAGAGTTGAGTAAGATTGAAAAATCCAGTTATCAAGTCTACACACGCTCGACCTTGCCGGGCAGTGATGGCTATGTAACCTATCAAAATGCCACCAAATCCATCGCAGCAGTTGGAAATGTCTTCCCTGTCGTCTTATATTTGGTTGCTGCCTTAGTGACCTTTACCACAATGGCACGATTTGTAGATGAAGAACGCACCCAGTCTGGATTGTTTAAAGCCTTAGGCTACACCAATAAACAAATCATGGCTAAGTTTGTCTTGTACGGACTAGGCGCTGGGCTTGCAGGGGCAATCGTTGGTATCATCTTGGGAAACACAGTTCTATCTCCACTCATCTCTTCTATTATTACTGAGACAACGGTTATCGGCGCATCCACCCTATATTTCTACCCACTGTGGACCAGTCTAGCCATCGGCTTAACGCTCTTATCCGCGGTGCTGCCTGCCTATCTGGTCGCGCAACGCGAACTCTTTGAAAAGCCGGCCAGTCTCCTCTTACCCAAACCACCAGTATCAGGCTCAAAAATCCTTCTGGAGCGCTGGCGCTTTGTCTGGTCTCGCCTCAGTTTCACCCATAAGGTGACAGCTCGCAACATCTTCCGCTACAAACTGCGGATGCTGATGACCATCTTTGGCGTGGCGGGGACAGTTGCACTCCTATTTGGCGGCTTGGGCATCCGTTCCTCTATCTCTGGTGTCGTCGACCGACAGTTTGGCGACCTGATCCATTATGATATGTTGGTGGTGGAAAATAGCAAAGCTTCTGAGGAAGAACTAGATGGACTGTCTGATTTTCTACAGTCTGACCAAGTTCGTCAATCCTTACCTGTGGCATTTGAACAAATAACAGAAAAAATCACCTCAAATGACCAAGAAAAAACAGCATCCATCAGCCTCTATATCACGGATAGACCAGATATGGGACATTTGATAGAGCTTGAAACCAGTAAAGGAAGAGAACTCACTCTAACAGGACGAGGCGTGATTCTGACTGAAAAACTCGCACAATTATATGATGTCGCCCTTGGTGATAAGCTTAAGTTGACCCTCAATGACAAAGAAGTTGAAGTTCGAATAGATGGTATTGCTGACATGTATGCTGGACACTTTATTTTTATGAGGGATGAATACTATCAGGAGGTGACGGGTAGCAGAAAATTAGCAAACGCCTACCTAGTCGAACTCAAAAAAGATAATGCCCAACATGTACAAGAAGTATCCAGCCAATTATTGGATATGACTGCTGTCAAAAGTCTAGTACAGAATACATCTCTCATGGCCATGCTAACGACAATGGCAGCCTCTCTTCAGAGCGTCATGACCATTTTGGTGGTACTGTCCATCTTACTCGGACTGGTGATTCTCTACAATTTGACCATTATCAATATGTCAGAACGTATCCGAGAATTATCCACCATTCGCGTACTTGGATTTCATAATAAAGAAGTAACCCTCTACATTTATCGTGAAACCATAGCTTTGTCTACTATCGGGATTGTGGCTGGTCTAATTGGTGGCTTCTATCTCCACCGCCTCTTGCTCTATATGATTGGCTCTGATAGTATCCGCTTCAATCCAGAAGTAGGAGTAGAGGTCTATCTCATACCTATCTTAGCGATTGTGGGCATTCTAGCTTTCCTTGGTTGGTATGTCAACCACCAGTTGAGAAAGGTTGATATGCTAGAAGCACTGAAATCCATTGATTAA
- a CDS encoding thiol peroxidase: MTTFIGQTVTLIGPRLTVGDKAPDFVLMDNDLQAKLLSDFGQKIKVISVVPSLDTGVCDTQTRRFNQELALNEDTAVITVSVDLPFAQKRWCGAAGLENAVTLSDYYDHAFGKSYGVLMEEWHLLARAVFVLDSDNTILYVEYVDNVNTHPDYESVIEVVKELG, from the coding sequence ATGACAACATTTATTGGACAAACTGTAACTTTGATTGGCCCCCGTTTGACAGTAGGGGATAAAGCACCTGACTTTGTGTTGATGGATAATGATTTACAGGCAAAACTTCTTTCAGACTTCGGTCAGAAAATAAAGGTGATTAGTGTCGTTCCATCGTTGGATACAGGTGTCTGTGATACACAAACTCGCCGGTTCAACCAAGAATTGGCACTCAATGAAGATACAGCTGTGATCACTGTTTCAGTGGATCTACCATTTGCTCAAAAACGCTGGTGTGGGGCAGCAGGCCTAGAAAATGCTGTGACCTTATCGGATTATTATGACCATGCATTTGGAAAATCCTATGGCGTGTTGATGGAAGAATGGCATTTGCTTGCAAGAGCTGTATTTGTCCTAGATAGTGACAATACCATTCTGTATGTTGAGTACGTGGACAATGTTAATACACACCCTGATTATGAATCCGTCATCGAAGTGGTGAAGGAATTGGGGTAA
- a CDS encoding sugar transferase, translated as MVPIDSAVKDTKDNSKVLNDVVAIESVIVPVNNNVKKSKAILHKIERASYFSIKRIFDIIFSLLGIIALIPVAIVTKICYIATGDKKSIFYKQKRIGKNGKPIYIYKIRSMVWNADEVLKELLKDPKYKKEWDLNHKFENDPRITKMGNILRKTSLDELPQFINVIKGDMSMIGPRPLVEGELDAHKGNHAIYESVRPGISGWWAANGRSATTYERRLELEYFYCKNCNLILDIKCVFLTIAAVLFKTGAK; from the coding sequence ATGGTTCCAATAGATTCAGCAGTTAAAGACACTAAAGATAATTCTAAAGTTTTAAATGATGTTGTTGCGATTGAATCTGTTATAGTACCAGTTAACAACAATGTAAAAAAATCAAAAGCAATTTTGCATAAAATTGAAAGAGCTTCATATTTTAGCATTAAAAGAATCTTCGACATAATTTTCTCATTGCTTGGCATTATAGCATTAATTCCAGTAGCAATAGTAACTAAAATATGTTACATAGCAACAGGAGATAAAAAATCAATATTTTATAAACAAAAGAGAATCGGAAAAAATGGTAAACCGATATATATATATAAAATTAGAAGTATGGTATGGAATGCAGATGAAGTGTTAAAAGAACTTTTAAAAGACCCTAAGTATAAAAAAGAATGGGACTTAAATCATAAATTTGAAAATGATCCAAGAATAACAAAAATGGGAAATATTTTAAGAAAAACATCATTAGATGAATTGCCACAATTCATCAATGTAATTAAAGGTGATATGTCTATGATAGGACCTCGACCTTTAGTTGAAGGAGAGCTTGATGCTCATAAAGGAAATCATGCAATATATGAAAGTGTTCGCCCAGGCATCTCGGGGTGGTGGGCCGCTAACGGAAGGTCAGCTACTACTTATGAAAGAAGACTTGAATTAGAATATTTCTATTGTAAAAATTGTAATTTAATATTAGATATTAAGTGTGTATTCTTAACAATAGCAGCAGTGTTATTTAAAACAGGTGCAAAGTAG
- a CDS encoding tyrosine-protein kinase, which translates to MATLELASNKRGLVKKTEEYFNAIRTNIQLSGSELKVIGITSVESNEGKSTTAASLAIAYARSGYKTILLDADIRNSVMSGFFKPATKITGLTDYLAGTTDLSQGLCDTDVPNLTVIESGKASPNPTALLQSKNFDNLITTLRRYYDYVIVDCPPLGLVIDAAIIAQKCDGMAVVAEAGRVKRSGVKKVAEQLEQTGAPFLGVILNKYDVATEKYGAYGNYGNYGKKA; encoded by the coding sequence ATGGCTACTTTAGAATTAGCAAGTAATAAACGTGGATTAGTCAAAAAGACCGAGGAATACTTTAACGCCATCCGAACCAATATCCAGTTGAGTGGTTCAGAATTAAAGGTCATCGGGATAACTTCAGTCGAGTCAAATGAAGGAAAGAGTACGACTGCAGCCAGCCTAGCGATTGCCTATGCACGCTCAGGTTATAAAACCATTTTGTTGGACGCTGATATTCGTAATTCAGTCATGTCTGGTTTCTTCAAGCCTGCGACAAAAATTACGGGTCTGACAGACTATCTGGCGGGAACAACTGACCTGTCACAGGGATTATGTGATACAGATGTTCCGAACTTAACAGTCATCGAATCTGGTAAGGCTTCACCGAACCCTACAGCCTTGTTGCAAAGCAAAAATTTCGATAATCTAATCACAACGCTCCGTCGCTACTATGATTATGTCATTGTCGACTGCCCACCTTTGGGATTGGTCATTGATGCAGCCATCATTGCACAGAAGTGTGATGGTATGGCCGTTGTCGCAGAGGCTGGTCGTGTCAAACGGTCAGGGGTTAAGAAAGTAGCAGAACAACTAGAGCAAACTGGTGCGCCATTCTTAGGTGTTATCTTGAATAAATATGATGTGGCTACTGAAAAATATGGAGCCTATGGTAATTACGGTAACTATGGTAAAAAAGCCTAG